In one window of Mesoplodon densirostris isolate mMesDen1 chromosome 4, mMesDen1 primary haplotype, whole genome shotgun sequence DNA:
- the LCMT2 gene encoding tRNA wybutosine-synthesizing protein 4: MGPRSRERRAGAVQSTNDSSAVSKTSLAARGYVHDAFAALLVPGTARRAPLIHRGYYVRARAVRHCVRAFLKGTCAVPGAPRAQILSLGAGSDSLYFRLKTAGRLTRAAVWEVDFPDVAQRKAQRIRDTPELCALTGPFQSGEPGYTLCFESSDYCILGLDLRQLQRLDHALGTAGLDAAAPTLLLAEAVLTYLEPDDAAALIAWAAQRFSNALFVVYEQMRPRDAFGEFMQQHFRQLNSPLHGLDRFPDAEAQQQRFLQAGWTACRAMDMNEFYRCFLPAEERRRVENLETFDEFEEWHLKCAHYFILAASRGDALSQTLVFPPSETFPRIDPASPSGVFPASVVTGDSQGPDLKRYGHASVLLSPGLILSAGGFGEQEGRHCRVRKFHLLSRYCDFEWKGNQICSWGTGAQWDGRLYHTMTRLSDTQVLVLGGRLSPVTPALGILQLLFCKSEDNNPEDLNVTVTKVGPEEDSTLSCWRHSTTEVSYENQRYLFVYGGRSVAEPVLSDWHFLHVGTMAWVRIPVEGEVPEGRHSHSACSCQGGALIAGGLGASEEPLSSVLFLKPVSCGFIWESIAIQPPITPRYSHTAHVVNGKLLLVGGVWIHSSSVPGVTVIDLSTGLSFEYQIDTTCVPWPLMLHNHTSILLPEEQQLLLLGGGGNCFSFGTYFNPCTVTLDLSSLSARQ; encoded by the coding sequence ATGGGCCCGCGGAGCCGCGAGCGTCGGGCCGGGGCAGTGCAGAGCACCAACGACAGCAGCGCCGTCAGCAAGACCTCCCTGGCTGCGCGCGGGTACGTGCACGACGCCTTCGCCGCCTTGCTAGTTCCAGGGACCGCGCGCCGCGCGCCGCTCATCCACCGTGGCTACTACGTCCGCGCACGCGCCGTGCGGCACTGCGTGCGCGCCTTCCTGAAGGGGACGTGCGCGGTCCCCGGCGCGCCTCGCGCCCAGATCCTGTCGCTCGGCGCTGGCTCTGACTCGCTGTATTTTCGCCTCAAAACTGCGGGCCGCTTGACCCGGGCTGCCGTCTGGGAGGTAGATTTTCCGGACGTGGCACAGCGCAAAGCGCAGAGGATTCGAGATACGCCGGAACTGTGTGCGTTAACTGGTCCTTTCCAGAGCGGGGAACCCGGGTACACGTTGTGCTTTGAGAGCTCGGACTACTGCATCCTGGGCCTGGACCTGCGGCAGCTGCAGCGATTGGACCACGCCCTGGGCACCGCGGGCCTTGACGCAGCCGCACCGACTCTGCTTCTGGCTGAGGCCGTGCTGACCTACCTCGAGCCGGATGATGCCGCGGCCCTCATCGCCTGGGCCGCCCAGCGTTTTTCTAATGCCCTTTTCGTCGTCTACGAGCAGATGAGGCCGCGTGACGCCTTTGGCGAGTTCATGCAGCAACATTTTCGGCAGCTGAATTCTCCCCTGCATGGCCTGGACCGCTTTCCCGACGCGGAAGCCCAGCAGCAGCGCTTCCTTCAGGCCGGCTGGACCGCCTGCCGTGCCATGGACATGAATGAGTTCTATCGCTGCTTTCTTCCCGCAGAAGAACGCCGGCGCGTGGAAAATCTCGAAACTTTCGACGAATTTGAGGAGTGGCATCTGAAGTGCGCCCACTATTTCATTCTGGCCGCTTCTCGGGGAGACGCCCTCTCCCAAACTCTGGTGTTTCCACCCTCAGAGACGTTTCCTCGGATAGATCCTGCTTCCCCATCAGGAGTCTTCCCTGCCAGTGTAGTCACTGGTGATAGCCAGGGCCCAGACCTTAAGAGATACGGCCACGCCTCAGTCCTTTTGAGCCCAGGTCTTATTCTCAGTGCTGGAGGATTTGGAGAGCAGGAGGGGCGACATTGCCGAGTGAGAAAGTTTCACTTGCTCTCAAGATACTGTGATTTTGAATGGAAAGGCAACCAAATATGCAGTTGGGGGACTGGAGCTCAGTGGGATGGACGCCTTTATCACACCATGACAAGACTTTCAGATACTCAGGTTCTGGTTTTGGGAGGGAGACTGTCCCCAGTAACTCCAGCCTTGGGGATTCTCCAACTTCTTTTTTGCAAGAGTGAGGATAATAACCCTGAGGACCTAAATGTCACAGTCACAAAGGTCGGCCCAGAAGAAGATTCCACTTTGTCATGTTGGCGCCATTCAACAACAGAAGTGTCCTATGAGAATCAGAGATATTTGTTTGTGTATGGGGGCCGCAGTGTGGCAGAACCCGTACTAAGTGACTGGCATTTCCTACATGTGGGGACAATGGCTTGGGTCAGGATCCCAGTGGAGGGAGAAGTACCTGAAGGTCGGCATTCCCACAGTGCCTGCAGCTGTCAAGGGGGAGCCCTCATTGCTGGAGGTCTGGGTGCTTCTGAGGAGCCGTTGAGCTCTGTACTCTTTCTGAAACCAGTCTCTTGTGGATTCATCTGGGAATCAATAGCCATCCAGCCTCCCATTACCCCAAGGTACTCCCACACAGCTCATGTGGTCAATGGGAAGCTTTTGTTGGTTGGAGGGGTCTGGATTCATTCCTCCTCAGTTCCTGGAGTGACTGTTATTGATTTGTCTACAGGACTGAGCTTCGAGTATCAGATTGACACAACATGTGTGCCATGGCCGTTAATGTTACACAATCATACCAGCATCCTCCTTCCTGAAGAGCAACAGCTCCTGCTCCTTGGAGGTGGTGgaaactgcttttcctttggtACCTACTTCAACCCCTGTACAGTGACATTAGACCTTTCTTCCTTAAGTGCTAGGCAGTAA